A window of Massilia sp. NR 4-1 genomic DNA:
GCCAGTTCGGCAGCGCTGATGCTGGTGCCGGAGCCCATGGTGGTCTTCGAGAATTTCTCGTTGCGGCCACCGGCCACGCCGGCCACGGTCACGGTCTGCATGGAGGCGCCCAGTTGCGCGTCCACGCTGGCGGTCTCAGCCACTTCAACGAAGACGTTTTCACGTTTTTCGCTGACGCCGTTCTTGGTGATGGTGATCGTGTACGGACCGCCGGCGCGCAGGCCGCGGGCAACGTAACGGCCTTCAGCGTCGGTCGTGACATTGCTGACCGAGCCGGACTCGACGTGCAGAATGGTCACAGTCGCGCCGCCGGCTGGCTTACCGTCGCTAGCGGAGATGCGGCCGCCGATGGCGGACGTGGTGTTCTGAGCAAAGGACGGCGCTGCCGCGAGAGCGATAGACAGGCTTAGCGCAATCTGCGTCAGCCGGAGCCGTTTATGATTCATCATTGTATTACCCCTAAAAGACTAATTATTCGGTATGTTCACTGTTCTTTTGGAAACAGCTCGCATCCCCTCTTTACTGTGTTGCAACTGGTTAGCCAACCCGTGAGTCTATCCGGACTAGGTTTCATGAAGATGACAGGTTTATGACAACTTTATGACATAGTTAAGCCGGAATTGCGGCAAAATGACGTGATAATCCGGCAATATGCAGCAAGCCCCAAACGATGACAAATTCAATTTAGCTTGCATATTCATATGCAAAACGAATAAATAGCTCGACTTTTGATCGTGTGTGAGTGGTGCCTAGGCGGCTTTAAGGCGGCATTATAAGCGAGCGGCCCCAAGCTGAAAAAATTTCATAAGAGGCACCCAAAAACGCATAAGCGCGTTTGCGCTTGTGTAGCAGCTTTGCCACACAAATATCCAACAGGAAATGAAGAAGGGGAACCCGGCAACAGGACGCTGCCGGGTGGAAGGAAATTACTTGCCCGCTTTGCGCTGGGATGCGGCGATATCTGCTTCGAATTTGGCGAAACGCGCATCAAGCTGCTTGAGCAGGCGCTGCTTCTCGCCCTCGTCGAGGAAGGCATAACGCAGACTGTCGTACGAGAGTTTCTTGACTTCCGCATAGTCGGTCTGATAGCGGCTGGCGAACAGCACGTACTCGTTCGACAGCGTGTGGCGCGTGACGCCGGCGTCATCGGTCGAGATCACGAAGGGAACGCCCTGCTTACGGTAGAGATTGATCGGGTGGGCTTCACCCTTGATGCCGAGGATGAACTCGTTGCTGGTCAAATTCACCTCGACCGGAATGCCGCGCTCGCGCATGGTCCGCATCACCGACAATGCATTATTTTCATGCGCGATGTCCATGCCGTGGCCGATGCGGTTGGCGCCCGCCACATGCACCGCTTCGGCAATGTGGAACTTCAAGCCTTCCGGCGGCACCATGCCCATGGCCAGCTCGCCTGCATGCTGGGCAACCTTGACCTTCGGATATTTCGTCTTCAGGAACTTGAACATCTGCATATGCATGCTGTAGTCGCGCATGGAGACATTGAAGTTCTCCGCGCCGACGATGTTCACGCCGACGATTTTCTTTTCCAGCGTGGCCGCTTCGAAAGCGCCGACCATTTGCGAGAACACCAGCGAAGGCGAAAGGAAGCGCAGCACATAGGGCTGGTAGCGCATGGTGAAGTGCTCGTCATCGACACCGGCGCTGCTGCTTTGCACATTGGCGATGTAAGCCTGGATGGCTTGTTTGAAGCCGGCATCCTTTTCCAGCTGCGGCAGCCAGGCTTCCATCTGCGCCTGCAGCTTGGCCGCGTCCGCGCCCTGCACGGCCTGATCGAACTGGGCGTTCATGGTCATGGGCGCCAGCTCGAAGATAGTTTCGATATAGCTCAGGTTCTCGGCAATTGCGCGCTGTTTCAGGGTTTTCAAACCCTCGTTCGTATTCGTCGAAGCGACCGGGCCGAAGTAGCCGAAGGTGTCGAAGAAGGCGCGGTCCGGCGGCGGCTGCACCGCACCGTGGTTGTAGAAGTCCTTGGTCGACCAGCGCTGCAGCAACTCACGGTAAGTGGCGTTATCGGCGATCAGCTCCGAGGAGTTGACGCAAGTACGCTGGGCAGCCGGTTTGGCGCGCTCCGCCTCGACCACCTCTTTCTTGGTTTCGATCTGATAGCTGGTTTTGTTGACGCAGAAACCTTGCTTGTCGACCCACTCCAGATACTGTTCGGCGTAGATGGCGCCCGAATAGTGGTGATGCAGATCGCCGCCCTTGGGCATCATGGTGAAGAACAGGGTCAGCTCGGCCAGCTTGGGCTGGCTGCCCGCCACCAGCGCGGCGAAGTGGCGCTTGGTGATGTCTTCGTTGCTGGCGGCGTGGACGGCGGGCGCGGCACAGGCGGATGCCAGGGCCAGCGCGGCCATCAGGTTCGGGACGGTTTTCTGCATGGGTGCTCTCTTCGGGTTGATCGGAAGGTCAGCCCTGCTTGCGCTCGTGCACCAGCCGGCCCGCGGCGTAGGTGGCCGCAATGGCGCGGTCGTCGCCCAGCAGGGCCAGCGCGAACAATTGTTCTTCCAGGCTGTTGCAGGTCGCGCGGCGGCGCTCCAGCAGCGGCGTGGCGCCCGGATCGAGCACGATGAAATCGGCCTCGTTGCCGGCGGCCAGGCTGCCGATCGTACCTTCCAGCTGCAGGCTGCGCGCAGCGCCCAAAGTCGCCAGGTAGAACATGCGCATGGCAGGCAGATAACTGCCCTTCAAGCGCGCTACTTTATAGGCTTCGTTCATCGTTTGCAACATTGAGAAAGAAGTACCGGCGCCCACGTCGGTGGCCAGCGACATCAGCATGCCGGCCTGGTCGGCGCACTCGAAGTCGAACAGGCCGCTGCCCAGGAAGAGGTTGGAGGTCGGGCAGACGGCGGCGGCGGCTTTGGTGTCGGCCATGCGCGCGCGGTCGCCGTCATCGAGCCAGATGCAGTGGCCGTAGACGGCGCGCGGACGCAGCATGCCGTAGCGGTCGTATACATCAAGGTAGCTGCGCGCCTGCGGATACAGGCTCTTGACCCAGCTGCACTCGTCCTGGTTTTCCGAAACGTGGGTTTGCAGATAAGTGTCGGCGTACTTGCGCGCCAGCTCGCCGGCCAGCTGCATCTGCGCCTCGGTCGAAGTAGGGGCGAAGCGCGGCGTGATGGCATACAGCGAGCGTGCGTGCTTGTGCCAGCGCTGGATCAGTTCCTCCGTTTCACGCGCGCCGCTTTCGGCCGTGTCGCGCAGGAAGTCGGGGCAATTCCGGTCCATCATCACCTTGCCGGCGATCATGCGCAGGCCGCGCCCTTCGCTGGCGGTGAAGAAGGCGTCCACCGATTGCGGATGCACGCTGCAATACACCATGGCCGTGGTGGTGCCGCAGCGCAGCAGCTCGTCAAGGAAGAAGTCGGCCACTTGCGCCGCGTGGGCCGGATCGGCGAACTGGCGCTCGGTCGGGAAGGTGTAGGTCTCCAGCCAGGGCAGCAGGCCCGGCGCCGGCGAGGCGATCATGTCCGTCTGCGGATAGTGGACGTGGGCGTCGATGAAGCCGGGCATGATGATCTTGCCGCGATAGTCCCGCACCTGCACGCCGGACGGCACTTCGCCCTGCAGCGTGGCGTAGTCGCCGGCCGTCAGGATTTTGCCGTCGGCGACCAGCAGCAGGCCGTCCTCATGCCAGGCATGGGCGTTTTCGGCCAGGGCCGGATCGGCGTGAAAGTACAGCAAGCTGGCTCGGTAAGCTTGCACGTTTTGCGTTGCAGTCTGCATTTAGTTCTTTCCGGGAGAGGGGGAAGCCGCTTGTGCTTCCCAAACTGTCAGTAGTTGGGCGCAAACCGATGCCGCGATCACGGCCGGCGCCTTGTTGGTGATACCCGGCAGGCCCACAGGGCATACCATGGCGGCGATGCGTTCTTGCGCAAAGCCGCGCGCCTGCAGACGGTGCTCGAACTGCATGCGCTTGGTTTTCGAGCCGATCAGGCCGAACCAGCCCACCTGTCCGCGCGCCAGGATCGCCTCGGTCAGGCGCTGGTCGAGCGGATGGCTGTGCGTCATTACCAGGTAACTGCTGCCGGGCGGCGCTGCTGCCACCAGCGCTTCCGGCGCGTCCGTCGCTTCCACCGTCACATTCGGCGGCAGATCGGCGGGGAACATCTCTTCTCTTTCATCGACCCAGGTCACGCGGCAAGGCAGCTCGCCCAGGGCGCGCACAATGGCCGCGCCTACATGGCCGGCGCCGAACAGCACGAGGTGGGCGCGCGGCGCCAGCACGGGATCGATCAGCCAGCGGCGGCCACCGTCATCGGCGACGACGCGGGCAACTGCTGCTGTGCCGCCGCCGTGATCGCTGACTAAGGCCGCTAAGCTCGGGGCGGCCTCGCCGGCCAGCAGCTGGCCGCGGGCATCGAACAGGGCGCTGGCTGGCGCACCATCGATGGCGCTCAAGCGCCAGCTGTCTTCGTTGCGGCGCTGGCGCAGCGCATCCAGCACCACCGCCAGCGCACCCTGCACCGGCTCGAAACTGAGCCAGACCACGCCGCCGCAGCACTGTCCCAGACTGGGGCCGAGCGGAAAGCGCTCGTATTGTACGGCAGGCTGCGCGGACGCGACGAGCATGGCGCGCGCCATATCCACCGCGCGCAATTCCAGATGGCCGCCGCCGATGGTGTCGAACTGCGTCGCCGCCGTCACCAGCATCTTCGTGCCGGATTCGCGCGGGGCAGAGCCCTCCACCTTCGCCACCGTCACCAGCACCGCCGGGACCGTGGCTGCCGTCAGGCAATCGTTCATGTTTGCGCTCTTTAGCTTGCCGCTTCGACCGCCGCGATGGCGCGCAGGATTTCTTCGCTGGTGGCGGGCGCGTTCAGCGGCGGATTGACCTTGTGACCGCCGACGCTGGACACCGCGTCGCGGATGGCGAAGAAGACCGAGAACGGCAGCAGCAGCGGCGGCTCGCCCACGGCTTTGGAACGGTGGATGCTGTCCTCCACATTGCGGTTCTCGAACAGGCGCACGCGGAAGTCTTCCGGGCAATCGGAGATGCCGGGGATCTTGTACGTCGAAGGCGCATGCGTCATCAGCTTGCCCGCCGGGCTCCACCATAATTCCTCAGTGGTGAGCCAGCCCATGCCCTGGATGAAAGCGCCCTCCACCTGGCCGATATCGATGGCCGGATTCAGCGACTGGCCCGCGTCGTACAGCGCATCGGCGCGCAGCAGCTTCCATTCGCCGGTCAGGGTATCGACCACCACTTCGGCCACGGCAGCACCGTAAGCATAGTAGGAGAACGGGTGGCCGTTCATGGTCTTCGGATTCCAGTGCAGGTGCGGCGTGGCATAGAAGCCGTCCGACCACAGCTGAACGCGGGCCAGGTAAGCCTTCTGCACCAGCTCGGAGAAGCCCACGCTCTGGCCATTGGCATGCACCTGGTTGCCGAAGAAGCGTACGTCGCCGGCCCCGCCGCCATACTGCTTCGCCGCAAATTCGGCCAGGCGTTCGCGGATCTGGCGCGCCGCATCCTGTGCCGCCTTGCCGTTCAAGTCGGCGCCGGTGGAAGCGGCGGTGGCCGAGGTATTGGCCACCTTGCTGGTATCGGTGGCGCTGGCGCGCACATGCTCCAGGTCGAGGCCCAGCTCGTGCGCCACCACCTGCATCACCTTGGTGTTGATGCCCTGCCCCATCTCGGTGCCGCCGTGGTTGACGATCACCGAGCCGTCCACATACACATGCACCAGCGCACCGGCCTGATTCAGGTGGGTCACATTGAAGGCGATGCCGAATTTGACGGGGGTGAAAGCCAGGCCTTTTTTCAGCACCGTGCTGCCGCTGTTGAATGCATTGATGGCGGCGCGGCGCGCACGGTACCCGCTGCTTTCTTCCAGCTCGGCGCACAGCTCATCGATGATGTTGTCGACGATCTCCTGGCCGTAAGGCGTGACGTTGTTTTCCGTCTTGCCGTAGAAATTCAGGCGGCGGATATCGTAGGCATCGCGGCCCAGATTGCGGGCGATTTCATCGATCACATATTCGATGGCGATGGCGCCCTGCGGGCCGCCGAAGCCACGGAAAGCCGTGTTGGACTGGGTATTGGTCTTGCCGCAGGCGGCGCGGATATCCACGTCCGCCAGGTAGTAGGCATTGTCGAAGTGGCAGACGGCGCGCGTGGCGACGGGACCGGACAGGTCGGCCGAGAAGCCGGCGCGCGAAGTCATATCGACCTTGGCGGCGACGATCTTGCCGCTGTCGTCGTAGCCCACTTCATACTCGTAGTAGAAGCAGTGGCGCTTGCCCGTCACCATCATATCGTCGTCGCGGTCGGCGCGCAGCTTGACCGGACGCTTGGTCTTCGAAGCGGAGATGGCTGCCGCCGCGGCCCACAAGGCCGACTGCGATTCCTTGCCGCCGAAGCCACCGCCCATGCGGCGGCATTCGACCTGCACATGGTGCGAATGCAAGCCCAGGGCATGCGCCACCACATGCTGCATCTCGCTCGGATGCTGGGTCGAGCACTGCACCAGCATGCCCTTATTCTCTTTCGGAATGGCGTAGGCGATCTGGCCTTCCAGGTAAAACTGCTCCTGGCCGCCCACATACAGCTTGCCCTTGACCACATGCGGTGCGCGCTCGAACGCGGCCTGGGCGTCGCCGCGCTGCAGCTGCATCGGCGGCAGCACATAGGACTGCGCGGCCTTGGCTTCCTGCGGCGTCAGGATGGCGGGCAATTCCTGGTAATCGATCTTGGCGCGGCGCGCGGCACGGCGCGCATTGTCGTGCGTATCGGCCACCACGATGAAGACAGGCTGGCCCACATACTGCACCAGGCCATCGGCCAGGATGGGATCGTCGTGGATGATCGGGCCGCAGTCGTTCGTGCCTGGAATATCGGCCGCCGTGTACACCGCCACCACGCCCGGTGCGGCGCGCACGGCGGACAGGTCGGCGTCCAAAATCTTGGCATGCGCCTTGGACGACAGGCCTAGCGCAGCATGCAAGGTGCCCTGCACTTCCGGGATATCGTCGGTATAGGTGGCTTGGCCGAGCACATGCAACTCAGCCGATTCGTGCGGGCGCGACACGCCCACGGCGGTCCACGCCGCGGCTTTCAGTTCAGGGGCGCCAGGGTAGTTCATGCTGATTCCTTTCAGGCGCGGCAGGCGAAGGCGTTGACGGCTTCGGCCGCCAATGGCGCATCGCTGCGTGTTTCAAGCCAGTAGCGGCGCAGCAGGTTCTGCGCGGTCTTCATGCGGTACTCGCTGGAAGCGCGCATATCGCTCAGCGGCGCGTAGTCGCGCGCCAAGGCCTGCATGGCGTCCTGCACGGCCGACTCATCCCAGCGGCGGCCCTTGAGCAGGGCTTCGGCCTGCGCGGCGCGCTTGGGCGTGGCAGCCATGCCGCCGAACGCGATGCGGGCCTCGGCCACGGTATCGCCGTCGAGCGTGAAGGCGAAGGCGGCGCAGACGGCGGAGATATCCTGGTCGAAGCGCTTGGCCAGCTTGTAGGTGCGGAATTGCACGCCGGCGCGCGGCAGCGGCACGCGTACGGCCTGCACGAATTCGCCCGGCTGCAAATCCTTCTTCATATAGTCGAGGTAGAAATCTTCCAGCGCCAGCACGCGCTCGCCGGCCTGGCCACGCAGCACGATCTCGGTGCCGAGCGCGATCAGCCACGGCATGGAGTCGCCGATCGGCGAGCCGTTGGCGACATTGCCGCCCAGCGTGCCCGCATTGCGGATCGGCAGGGAGGCGAAGCGCTGCCACATTTCCGACAGCTCTTTCGGATAGTGCTGGCACAGGGCTTCGTAAGCATCGTTGAGCGAGACGCCGGCGCCGATTTCCAGCTTGCCGTCCACGCTGCGCACATTTTTCAGCGCATCGACGTGGCCCAGATAGATGATGTCGCCCAGTTCGCGCATCTGCTTGGTGATCCACAGGCCGACGTCGGTGGAGCCGGCCAGCAGCACGGCCGATGGATTGGCGGCACGCAGCGCCACCAGCTCATCCAGCGTGCGCGGCGCCATGAAGGCCTGGCCGCGCGCGCTGTAGACGGCGAGCTTGTCGCGCTTCAGCGCTGCCAACTGCTGGACCAGGGCAACACGGTCGAATTCGACCTTGGGCAACTCGCTCATGCGCTGGGCCGCCTCGATGATGGGACGGTAGCCGGTGCAGCGGCACAGATTGCCGGACAGGCAGTCGTCGATCTGCTTGCGCTCGGCGCGCCGGCCATCCTGCTTCAGATACATGCCCCACAGCGACATGGCGAAGCCGGGGGTACAGAAACCGCATTGGGAGCCGTGGCATTCGACCAAAGCCTGCTGCACCGGATGCAGGGCGCCATCGGCCTGCTGCAAGTCTTCCACGGTGAACAGGGCTTTGCCGTCCAGCGTGGGCGTGAGCTGGATGCAGGAATTGACGGCCTTCAGTTCCAGCTGGCCGTTGACCAGGCTGCCGACCACGACGGTACAGGCGCCGCAGTCGCCCTCGGCGCAACCTTCCTTGGTGCCGGTGCAGTGCAAGTCCTCGCGCAGGTGCTGCAACACCGTCTGCGTCGGGGCGGCGTCGCGCACTTCGTGCACGTTCCCGCGGTAGTAAAAACGAATTGAATCAGACATCTTGGCCTCGGCTTTATCCCAGCTTACAGATTAACACCCGGGGACACCGACCATTATAATCAATCGATGATGTCCGTTATCAGCGTTTTCACATGGCAGGCGCAGGGTGGTGGCGGTGCCAGTGCTCGGCGATATCGATGCGGCGCGTGATCCACACGCCCTCATGGCCCTGCACATAGTCGAGGAAGCGCGCCAGCGCGGCGGCCCGCGCCGGGCGCCCCACCAGACGGCAGTGCAGGCCGATGGACAGCATCTTTGGCTGATTCAGGCCATTCGGGTCGCCCTCCTTATAGAGTACGTCGAAAGCATCCTTCAGGTAATCGAAGAATTGCGTACCGGAGTTGAAGCCTTGCATGGCGGCAAAGCGCATATCGTTGGTGTCCAGCGTATAAGGCACGATCAATTGCGGCTTGATGGCGGGCACGCCGTTGGCGTCGCGGCATTCGACGTTTTGCCAGAAAGGCAAGTCATCGCCATAGTAATCGGCGTCGTAGCGGAAACCGCCGTGCTCGACCACCAGGCGGCGCGTATTGGGCGAATCGCGGCCGGTGTACCAGCCCTGCGGCGCGCTGCCGGTCAGCTCGCGGATGATGGCGACCGCTTCTTCCATATGCGCGCGCTCGCTGGCCTCGTCCATGTTCTGATACGAAATCCAGCGCAGGCCGTGGCAGGCGATTTCGTGGCCCAGCTCCTGGAAAGCAGCCACCGCCTCCGGATGGCGTTTGAGCGCCATCGCCACGCCGAAGATGGTCAGCGGCAGCTTGCGCTCTTCGAACATGCGCAACAGGCGCCACAGCCCGGCACGCGAGCCATATTCATAAATCGACTCCATGCTCATGTGGCGGGCCGGGAAAGCGGCCGCGCCGATGATCTCGGACAGGAAGGTTTCCGAGGCCGCATCGCCGTGCAGCACATTGTTCTCGCCGCCCTCCTCGTAGTTCAACACGAATTGCAGCGCGACGCGGGCCTGGCCCGGCCATTGCGGATGGGGCGGCGTACGGCCGTAGCCGATCAGATCGCGGGGATAATTTTGATAAGTGTCCATGGTCTCAGGCGCAGTGGGGGTATATCAGCGATCATATATTGGCTTCCTGTCACCAGTATATGATTTGCGCGATACGCCAATTTACCGAGACTTATAAGGAGATAATATGTCCAAACTGACGACGCACGTGCTCGACACCGCCCACGGCCGCCCCGCCGCCGGCGTCAAAATCGCCCTGTTCGCGATCAGCGGAAAAGAAAAAACCCTGGTAAAAACCGATGTGACCAATGCCGATGGCCGCTGTCCCCCGCTGCTGGAGGGCGCGACCATGCGCAAGGGACGCTATGAACTGGTATTCGAGGCCGGCGCCTACTTCGCAGCCTC
This region includes:
- the xdhA gene encoding xanthine dehydrogenase small subunit, producing MSDSIRFYYRGNVHEVRDAAPTQTVLQHLREDLHCTGTKEGCAEGDCGACTVVVGSLVNGQLELKAVNSCIQLTPTLDGKALFTVEDLQQADGALHPVQQALVECHGSQCGFCTPGFAMSLWGMYLKQDGRRAERKQIDDCLSGNLCRCTGYRPIIEAAQRMSELPKVEFDRVALVQQLAALKRDKLAVYSARGQAFMAPRTLDELVALRAANPSAVLLAGSTDVGLWITKQMRELGDIIYLGHVDALKNVRSVDGKLEIGAGVSLNDAYEALCQHYPKELSEMWQRFASLPIRNAGTLGGNVANGSPIGDSMPWLIALGTEIVLRGQAGERVLALEDFYLDYMKKDLQPGEFVQAVRVPLPRAGVQFRTYKLAKRFDQDISAVCAAFAFTLDGDTVAEARIAFGGMAATPKRAAQAEALLKGRRWDESAVQDAMQALARDYAPLSDMRASSEYRMKTAQNLLRRYWLETRSDAPLAAEAVNAFACRA
- the uraH gene encoding hydroxyisourate hydrolase; the protein is MSKLTTHVLDTAHGRPAAGVKIALFAISGKEKTLVKTDVTNADGRCPPLLEGATMRKGRYELVFEAGAYFAASGVPQPNPPFIEQVTVAFGIADPEQNYHVPLVVTPWSYSTYRGS
- a CDS encoding adenosine deaminase, translating into MQKTVPNLMAALALASACAAPAVHAASNEDITKRHFAALVAGSQPKLAELTLFFTMMPKGGDLHHHYSGAIYAEQYLEWVDKQGFCVNKTSYQIETKKEVVEAERAKPAAQRTCVNSSELIADNATYRELLQRWSTKDFYNHGAVQPPPDRAFFDTFGYFGPVASTNTNEGLKTLKQRAIAENLSYIETIFELAPMTMNAQFDQAVQGADAAKLQAQMEAWLPQLEKDAGFKQAIQAYIANVQSSSAGVDDEHFTMRYQPYVLRFLSPSLVFSQMVGAFEAATLEKKIVGVNIVGAENFNVSMRDYSMHMQMFKFLKTKYPKVKVAQHAGELAMGMVPPEGLKFHIAEAVHVAGANRIGHGMDIAHENNALSVMRTMRERGIPVEVNLTSNEFILGIKGEAHPINLYRKQGVPFVISTDDAGVTRHTLSNEYVLFASRYQTDYAEVKKLSYDSLRYAFLDEGEKQRLLKQLDARFAKFEADIAASQRKAGK
- the puuE gene encoding allantoinase PuuE, translating into MDTYQNYPRDLIGYGRTPPHPQWPGQARVALQFVLNYEEGGENNVLHGDAASETFLSEIIGAAAFPARHMSMESIYEYGSRAGLWRLLRMFEERKLPLTIFGVAMALKRHPEAVAAFQELGHEIACHGLRWISYQNMDEASERAHMEEAVAIIRELTGSAPQGWYTGRDSPNTRRLVVEHGGFRYDADYYGDDLPFWQNVECRDANGVPAIKPQLIVPYTLDTNDMRFAAMQGFNSGTQFFDYLKDAFDVLYKEGDPNGLNQPKMLSIGLHCRLVGRPARAAALARFLDYVQGHEGVWITRRIDIAEHWHRHHPAPAM
- the guaD gene encoding guanine deaminase, producing the protein MQTATQNVQAYRASLLYFHADPALAENAHAWHEDGLLLVADGKILTAGDYATLQGEVPSGVQVRDYRGKIIMPGFIDAHVHYPQTDMIASPAPGLLPWLETYTFPTERQFADPAHAAQVADFFLDELLRCGTTTAMVYCSVHPQSVDAFFTASEGRGLRMIAGKVMMDRNCPDFLRDTAESGARETEELIQRWHKHARSLYAITPRFAPTSTEAQMQLAGELARKYADTYLQTHVSENQDECSWVKSLYPQARSYLDVYDRYGMLRPRAVYGHCIWLDDGDRARMADTKAAAAVCPTSNLFLGSGLFDFECADQAGMLMSLATDVGAGTSFSMLQTMNEAYKVARLKGSYLPAMRMFYLATLGAARSLQLEGTIGSLAAGNEADFIVLDPGATPLLERRRATCNSLEEQLFALALLGDDRAIAATYAAGRLVHERKQG
- the xdhC gene encoding xanthine dehydrogenase accessory protein XdhC — translated: MNDCLTAATVPAVLVTVAKVEGSAPRESGTKMLVTAATQFDTIGGGHLELRAVDMARAMLVASAQPAVQYERFPLGPSLGQCCGGVVWLSFEPVQGALAVVLDALRQRRNEDSWRLSAIDGAPASALFDARGQLLAGEAAPSLAALVSDHGGGTAAVARVVADDGGRRWLIDPVLAPRAHLVLFGAGHVGAAIVRALGELPCRVTWVDEREEMFPADLPPNVTVEATDAPEALVAAAPPGSSYLVMTHSHPLDQRLTEAILARGQVGWFGLIGSKTKRMQFEHRLQARGFAQERIAAMVCPVGLPGITNKAPAVIAASVCAQLLTVWEAQAASPSPGKN
- the xdhB gene encoding xanthine dehydrogenase molybdopterin binding subunit, coding for MNYPGAPELKAAAWTAVGVSRPHESAELHVLGQATYTDDIPEVQGTLHAALGLSSKAHAKILDADLSAVRAAPGVVAVYTAADIPGTNDCGPIIHDDPILADGLVQYVGQPVFIVVADTHDNARRAARRAKIDYQELPAILTPQEAKAAQSYVLPPMQLQRGDAQAAFERAPHVVKGKLYVGGQEQFYLEGQIAYAIPKENKGMLVQCSTQHPSEMQHVVAHALGLHSHHVQVECRRMGGGFGGKESQSALWAAAAAISASKTKRPVKLRADRDDDMMVTGKRHCFYYEYEVGYDDSGKIVAAKVDMTSRAGFSADLSGPVATRAVCHFDNAYYLADVDIRAACGKTNTQSNTAFRGFGGPQGAIAIEYVIDEIARNLGRDAYDIRRLNFYGKTENNVTPYGQEIVDNIIDELCAELEESSGYRARRAAINAFNSGSTVLKKGLAFTPVKFGIAFNVTHLNQAGALVHVYVDGSVIVNHGGTEMGQGINTKVMQVVAHELGLDLEHVRASATDTSKVANTSATAASTGADLNGKAAQDAARQIRERLAEFAAKQYGGGAGDVRFFGNQVHANGQSVGFSELVQKAYLARVQLWSDGFYATPHLHWNPKTMNGHPFSYYAYGAAVAEVVVDTLTGEWKLLRADALYDAGQSLNPAIDIGQVEGAFIQGMGWLTTEELWWSPAGKLMTHAPSTYKIPGISDCPEDFRVRLFENRNVEDSIHRSKAVGEPPLLLPFSVFFAIRDAVSSVGGHKVNPPLNAPATSEEILRAIAAVEAAS